The sequence AACGGATTCCCAGCCTGACAGGGAGGCAAGACGAATATTTTTTGATGTCAGCTTTGGCGGCAGGCCGGAACAGGCAATCAAGATTGACTTGTCAGTTGATCAAGTTTTGCCAAGGGAGATAAAAAGAACCCCTCCGGCCGGCAGGGTCTTATTGCCCGGCCTGGAGGTATGTGACTATTTGCTATACCCCCTCGAGAATCAAATCGCAGATAAAGTCTGTGCTTCATTGGCCACCTATCGAGGTGTCAGTTCTTCAAGAATTAAGGACTTTGTCGACTTGGTTATTATTTTGGAAAACTTTCAAATTACCAGGGGCAGGATGTGGTCAGAGATCAAGGCGGAAGCCCAAATCAGGTCGATAGAACTGGGGATTCAATATGTTCCCCCAGGCCATTGGCAAGCGACCTATGCCAAGGCGTCCAATTCTTCAAAGATGTCTTCGGAGCATCGAGACTGGGACTCAGCTCTAGATGCTGTCAGCCGCTTTGTCGATTTCGCCAATGACACCAAAATGACAGCCATCTGGGATCCTGCCCAAAGTCGTTGGGTTTAGAGGTCTAGCTTCGAAGTCAAACGTTTATTAAACCCACCGGTACTTGGCATTTAGGATTCCTGACCAGTCCAGGTGAGTCTGGCCCTCAGGCACTTATCTAGGCAGCCCTCTGTTAGCGTGAAAAGGGAACAACACAACCAGATCGAGAAGGAGAAGCCATGAAAGCCATTCAATATCGAGAAGTAGGAAAAGGCCCCGAGCTAGTAGAGATCGAAAAACCCGAACCCAAAGCCGGCCAAATTCGCCTGAAGGTAACCGCAGCTGGGCTCTGCCACTCCGACTGGTTCCTGATGAATCTACCAAAAGAGCAATATGCCTATGGCTTACCACTAACCCTGGGCCACGAAGGTGTCGGTGTTATCGACAAACTTGGCGAAGGTGTCGAAGGGGTTGATCTCGGTGACCCATATGCGATTTACGGCCCATGGGGCTGTGGCCTTTGCCACACCTGCGCCCAGGGTCAAGAGAACTACTGCCCTCACGCAGCAGAACTTGGCATTACCCCTCCGGGTCTTGGTGCCCCGGGGGCTATGGCGGAGTTTGTCATCGTTGACGATAAGCGTCACCTAGTTCCACTAGGGGATCTTGACCCAGTACAAACTGTCTCACTAACCGATGCCGGACTCACCCCGTATCACGCCATCACAGCAGCCATGCATAAACTCACCCCCGGCTCAACAGCAGTAGTAATCGGTGTGGGTGGGCTAGGCCATGTTGGTGTGCAGATATTGCGTGCACTAACTCAGGCCACCATCATCGCACTGGACATCACCGAGGATAAGCTCGCCCTGGCCCGTGAAGTCGGAGCCCACCACACGATCATCTCCTCAGATGGTGCAGTTGAGAAGGTGCGAGAACTAACAAATGGGCTAGGGGCTGAAGCAGTCTTTGACTTTGTCGGAGCAGACCCAACCACCGATATGGCAAGGCAGATGGTAGCCACCAACGGCTTTATCCACATCGTAGGAATCGGTGGCGGAACCCTAGCAACCGGCTTTTTCTCAACCCCATTTGGAGCCAATGTCCGATCCCCCTACTGGGGCTCTCGCAGCGAGCTCATGGAAGTTCTAGAACTAGCCAAAGCAGGCTCACTATCGGTCCATGTTGAGAAATTCAGCATTGAACAAGCAGTCGATGCTTACCAAAAGCTCCATAAGGGCGAGATCCGTGGCCGAGCAGTAATCGCCTTCTAAGAAATCAGCAAAACAAAACCTCCCCTTAGGGTCATCGATACCTAGGGGAGGTTTTGTTTTTAGGCAATTTTTCTCGAAAGTGCTTCAAGCCCCAATAGGCCAGGTCCGGATTCCCTACCCGTTCCTACCCATATAGAAAGACTCAGGAGCTTCCCCGACAATCTCGAACCCAAGATGATGGTAGACCGAGATGGCATTGGTGTTTTCTCTGCTGACGTCCAAATGGACGCCGACCTGCGCTGCTTCAACAAACTTATCGATTAGGTGTCTGGCCAGACCACCACCTTGAGCCCTGGGCAAAAAATCAATGTGGAAGTGCGCGGGGTATTTTCTAACTACTTCGGCTGGTGCAGTCGAGGGGTTGTGCAAAAGATCAATCAGCTTGCCATTCCAGTCGCTGCGGCCAGTAAGTGGGTACTGTTCTCGAAGAGCGGGCCACCAATTAGCTTCGCACCAATGCCAAAAATCCAAGCTATTGTTCGTCCCCATAAAGTATCCCGCCACCCCTTGTTCATCAACAACCATTGAGGCTAATTCTGGATGACGAACTAGATAAGGCCCCACGTAAACATGGCCTAGCAGGTCGGGATTGATGCCTAAACTGGGCACAACTCCGACCGGTTCTGAGGTTTCCAAGCAGACCGCATAGGCACCCGGCAGGTGTGAAAAATTGAAGTCTACGATTTGTACCACAGGCAACATAGTAGAGCGCTCAACAAATTGGTTACCTAGGTGGAGCACAAATTTTACAAAAGTGGTTCACTCTAATAAATATCTGCATGCCGCTAATTAATCTATCAAAAAGCTCAAGGCATTACATTTGCGGGGCTCAGCGACCAAAAAGTGGTCTACATTGTGATGCCTAATTGTTACCAAGTGGTCTACTTTTCACCTTGACTAAGTGGCCACAAGTCGGCTGTACTCCTGCAATGGACACAATTACTCGCTCGCTTCCTCGCAATCGCAGTGCGGTGAGAACTCAGCTGCAAGGGTTGATATCGCAAATGCGCGTAGGTGACAGGCTGCCGAGCGAGCGAGAACTCAGTGAGCAATGGAACATT is a genomic window of Candidatus Aquiluna sp. UB-MaderosW2red containing:
- a CDS encoding nucleotidyl transferase AbiEii/AbiGii toxin family protein, with amino-acid sequence MASNYSTPAALKQSFDARLRNSNITASQLVGAWHLLTLDRFLCRIFFEPESPYLLKGGFGMLARTANARFTKDLDLSLKISDFEKVISEITELARRDLRDYFRFEYRSHSSLAATDSQPDREARRIFFDVSFGGRPEQAIKIDLSVDQVLPREIKRTPPAGRVLLPGLEVCDYLLYPLENQIADKVCASLATYRGVSSSRIKDFVDLVIILENFQITRGRMWSEIKAEAQIRSIELGIQYVPPGHWQATYAKASNSSKMSSEHRDWDSALDAVSRFVDFANDTKMTAIWDPAQSRWV
- a CDS encoding NAD(P)-dependent alcohol dehydrogenase, which codes for MKAIQYREVGKGPELVEIEKPEPKAGQIRLKVTAAGLCHSDWFLMNLPKEQYAYGLPLTLGHEGVGVIDKLGEGVEGVDLGDPYAIYGPWGCGLCHTCAQGQENYCPHAAELGITPPGLGAPGAMAEFVIVDDKRHLVPLGDLDPVQTVSLTDAGLTPYHAITAAMHKLTPGSTAVVIGVGGLGHVGVQILRALTQATIIALDITEDKLALAREVGAHHTIISSDGAVEKVRELTNGLGAEAVFDFVGADPTTDMARQMVATNGFIHIVGIGGGTLATGFFSTPFGANVRSPYWGSRSELMEVLELAKAGSLSVHVEKFSIEQAVDAYQKLHKGEIRGRAVIAF
- a CDS encoding GNAT family N-acetyltransferase, with amino-acid sequence MVQIVDFNFSHLPGAYAVCLETSEPVGVVPSLGINPDLLGHVYVGPYLVRHPELASMVVDEQGVAGYFMGTNNSLDFWHWCEANWWPALREQYPLTGRSDWNGKLIDLLHNPSTAPAEVVRKYPAHFHIDFLPRAQGGGLARHLIDKFVEAAQVGVHLDVSRENTNAISVYHHLGFEIVGEAPESFYMGRNG